In Syntrophomonas wolfei subsp. wolfei str. Goettingen G311, a single window of DNA contains:
- a CDS encoding sulfurtransferase TusA family protein, which produces MEKVDVRGLSCPMPVIKTKKILDQGVKELLVIGTSSVSKENVSKLARSSGYQVTMKVDAKNEWEMELRK; this is translated from the coding sequence ATGGAAAAGGTGGATGTCAGAGGTTTGAGCTGTCCCATGCCGGTGATAAAAACCAAGAAAATTCTGGATCAGGGAGTAAAGGAATTACTGGTGATCGGAACCAGCAGCGTTTCCAAGGAAAATGTAAGCAAGCTGGCTCGCTCCAGCGGTTACCAGGTAACAATGAAAGTAGATGCCAAAAACGAGTGGGAAATGGAATTAAGGAAGTAA
- the yedE gene encoding YedE family putative selenium transporter, with protein MDRTKWYVLTVGLLIGAIAVTLVKLGNPPNMGFCIACFERDIAGAIGLHRAGVVQYMRPEIIGLVLGALLASLFAGEFKSRGGSATFVRFILGVFMMIGALVFLGCPLRDVLRMAGGDYNAVVGFIGFIFGVGTGVFFLKRGFNLGRAEYSHSQAGGLVLPLIMAFFLFLLLKATVFNPDAGGPLFFSAEGPGSMYAPLAFSLGAGLLVGILAQRVRLCLSGGIRDFMLIRDNTLLLGFIGIFIGALLLNIALGFFKTGFAPQPVAHTMHLWNFLGLYLVGMTATLLGGCPLRQLILSGEGDTDAAAVVVGMIVGAAFCHNFMLASGAMKAAAAGVAASPGGPGIYGQLACIVGIIVVAAIGFAFQED; from the coding sequence TTGGATAGGACAAAATGGTATGTACTGACGGTTGGTTTGCTAATTGGGGCTATTGCGGTAACTCTAGTCAAACTGGGGAATCCGCCCAACATGGGTTTCTGTATCGCTTGTTTTGAACGGGACATTGCTGGGGCGATTGGATTGCACCGTGCAGGTGTGGTTCAATACATGCGGCCGGAAATCATTGGGTTGGTTCTGGGTGCTCTGCTGGCTTCTCTTTTTGCCGGGGAGTTCAAATCCCGGGGAGGCTCGGCCACTTTCGTGCGCTTTATCCTGGGAGTATTCATGATGATCGGAGCTCTGGTATTTTTAGGTTGTCCCTTGCGGGATGTACTGCGTATGGCCGGGGGAGATTACAACGCGGTAGTAGGTTTTATCGGTTTTATTTTTGGAGTGGGAACGGGAGTTTTCTTTTTGAAAAGAGGTTTCAACCTGGGACGGGCTGAATATAGCCATTCTCAAGCAGGAGGACTTGTCCTTCCCCTTATTATGGCCTTTTTCTTATTTCTATTATTAAAGGCCACGGTCTTCAATCCCGATGCAGGGGGACCCTTGTTCTTCAGTGCCGAAGGACCAGGCAGTATGTATGCTCCGCTGGCTTTCAGCCTGGGCGCCGGGCTTTTAGTGGGGATACTGGCCCAGCGGGTTCGTCTCTGCTTGAGCGGTGGAATCAGAGACTTTATGCTGATCCGGGATAATACCCTCTTACTGGGCTTTATCGGTATATTTATAGGTGCCCTGCTTTTAAATATAGCTTTGGGTTTCTTCAAAACTGGTTTTGCTCCACAGCCGGTGGCTCATACCATGCACTTATGGAATTTCCTTGGGCTTTACCTGGTGGGAATGACGGCTACCCTATTGGGCGGCTGTCCTTTGCGACAATTGATTCTGTCCGGAGAGGGAGATACCGATGCAGCTGCGGTTGTGGTAGGTATGATTGTTGGCGCTGCCTTTTGTCATAACTTCATGTTGGCGTCCGGAGCCATGAAAGCGGCAGCGGCCGGGGTGGCGGCTAGTCCCGGAGGCCCGGGGATTTACGGGCAGCTCGCCTGCATTGTCGGAATAATCGTAGTGGCAGCCATTGGCTTTGCCTTCCAGGAAGATTAA
- a CDS encoding DUF134 domain-containing protein, producing MAREPRCRRVEYMPRVECFKPAGIPLSRLEEVQIKVEELEAIRLKDYLRLEQEDCARRMQVSRPTFQRILVEARAKIAYALSSGRAIRIEGGNYCMGAGYCRRRQREIREGEPCDFKGIAIRTESDATDN from the coding sequence ATGGCACGGGAACCCAGGTGTCGCCGAGTTGAATACATGCCCCGGGTGGAGTGTTTCAAACCAGCAGGTATACCTTTGTCTCGTTTGGAAGAAGTACAGATAAAAGTGGAGGAACTGGAGGCCATCCGCTTGAAGGATTATTTGCGCCTGGAGCAGGAGGACTGCGCCAGAAGAATGCAAGTTTCCCGTCCTACCTTTCAGAGGATACTGGTTGAAGCCCGGGCTAAAATTGCCTATGCCTTGAGCAGTGGTAGAGCTATTCGTATTGAAGGGGGCAACTACTGTATGGGTGCTGGCTATTGCCGACGGCGGCAGAGGGAAATCAGAGAAGGAGAGCCCTGTGATTTTAAGGGCATTGCGATAAGAACAGAAAGTGATGCAACAGATAATTAA